One Sphingobacteruim zhuxiongii DNA window includes the following coding sequences:
- the ahcY gene encoding adenosylhomocysteinase, which produces MSSLETTYVPYKVKDISLAEWGRKEIELAEAEMPGLMSLRKEFGASKPLKGARIAGCLHMTIQTAVLIETLVELGADVSWSSCNIFSTQDHAAAAIAAAGIPVYAWKGMNEEEFNWCIEQTLFFGEDRQPLNMILDDGGDLTNMVFDQFPELIEGIKGLSEETTTGVHRLYERMKNGTLHLPAINVNDSVTKSKFDNKYGCRESLVDAIRRATDLMLAGKVAVVAGYGDVGKGSAESLRSAGVRVIVTEIDPICALQAAMEGFEVKKMADAIVEANIVVTTTGNKDIVRPEHFKAMKDKTVVCNIGHFDNEIDVAWLNDNYGSTKIEIKPQVDKYTIDGKDIILLAEGRLVNLGCATGHPSFVMSNSFTNQTLAQLELWMNTDQYKKEVYTLPKHLDEKVARLHLAHIGVELEVLSTEQAEYIGVTVDGPYKPEAYRY; this is translated from the coding sequence ATGTCATCATTAGAAACTACCTACGTACCTTACAAAGTGAAAGATATCTCTTTAGCAGAATGGGGTCGTAAAGAAATAGAATTGGCAGAAGCAGAGATGCCAGGATTAATGAGCCTTCGTAAAGAGTTTGGCGCGTCTAAACCTTTAAAAGGAGCACGTATTGCTGGATGTTTGCACATGACCATTCAAACTGCTGTATTGATTGAAACGTTGGTTGAACTTGGTGCGGATGTATCATGGTCATCATGTAACATCTTCTCAACACAAGATCATGCTGCTGCTGCGATAGCTGCTGCAGGGATTCCAGTATATGCATGGAAGGGTATGAATGAAGAAGAATTCAACTGGTGTATTGAACAAACGTTGTTCTTTGGTGAAGATCGCCAACCATTGAATATGATTTTAGATGATGGTGGTGATTTGACGAATATGGTGTTTGATCAGTTCCCTGAATTGATTGAAGGTATCAAAGGTCTATCTGAAGAAACGACTACTGGTGTTCATCGCTTATATGAGCGTATGAAAAATGGTACGTTACACTTACCAGCAATCAATGTTAATGATTCTGTTACTAAATCAAAATTTGATAACAAGTACGGTTGTCGTGAATCATTAGTAGATGCTATTCGTCGCGCGACAGATTTAATGTTAGCCGGTAAGGTTGCTGTTGTTGCGGGTTATGGTGATGTTGGTAAGGGATCAGCAGAGTCATTACGTTCCGCCGGGGTACGTGTGATTGTTACTGAGATCGATCCAATCTGTGCTTTACAAGCAGCAATGGAAGGTTTTGAAGTAAAGAAAATGGCTGATGCTATCGTTGAAGCTAATATTGTTGTAACGACGACAGGTAATAAAGATATCGTTCGTCCAGAGCACTTCAAAGCGATGAAAGATAAGACAGTCGTTTGTAATATTGGTCACTTCGACAATGAAATTGACGTTGCTTGGTTAAATGATAATTACGGTTCTACGAAAATTGAAATCAAACCACAAGTAGATAAGTACACGATCGATGGTAAGGACATTATCTTACTTGCAGAAGGTCGTTTAGTAAATCTAGGTTGTGCGACAGGACACCCATCATTTGTGATGTCTAACTCTTTCACAAATCAAACTTTAGCTCAATTAGAGTTATGGATGAATACGGATCAGTACAAGAAAGAGGTTTATACACTTCCTAAACACTTAGATGAGAAAGTAGCTCGTTTGCACTTAGCTCATATCGGAGTGGAATTAGAAGTGTTGTCGACTGAACAAGCTGAATATATTGGTGTAACGGTTGATGGTCCTTATAAACCTGAAGCATACCGCTACTAG
- the pnuC gene encoding nicotinamide riboside transporter PnuC encodes MQDFLSQLYQQFLNTSIIEWFATISGFLCVYLAAKQNIWNWPTSIISVCLYLYIFYHAKLYGDSTLQLYFLGTAIYGWYYWNKRAKTDDKPISSLNSRQLFLTILSILIIATAIGYLLSQYTDTDVPYIDGFCTAVSLVAQFLMTRKVLENWILWVFVDICYVPLYLHKDLVLTAVLYIAFAIIAWNGYRDWRKTYLNFQ; translated from the coding sequence ATGCAGGATTTTCTCTCTCAACTTTACCAACAATTCCTAAATACAAGCATTATTGAATGGTTTGCAACCATCTCTGGTTTTCTTTGTGTATACCTCGCTGCGAAGCAAAATATATGGAACTGGCCAACAAGCATTATCAGTGTTTGCCTCTACTTATATATCTTCTACCATGCAAAGCTTTACGGCGACTCCACTCTTCAGCTTTATTTTCTCGGGACTGCAATTTATGGCTGGTACTATTGGAATAAAAGAGCGAAAACGGATGACAAACCCATCAGCTCATTAAATAGCCGTCAACTCTTTTTAACTATTCTCAGCATCTTAATCATCGCAACAGCTATCGGATATCTGCTAAGTCAGTATACCGACACTGATGTTCCGTATATAGACGGGTTCTGCACAGCAGTCAGTCTAGTTGCTCAATTCTTGATGACACGTAAAGTCTTAGAGAATTGGATTCTTTGGGTCTTTGTAGACATCTGCTACGTTCCACTTTACCTCCACAAAGACTTAGTCTTAACCGCCGTACTCTATATTGCATTTGCTATTATTGCATGGAATGGATATAGAGATTGGCGGAAAACCTATCTGAATTTTCAGTAA
- a CDS encoding ATP-binding protein: MEIKTIKIAVVGPESTGKSTMANFLAKELKTVAVPEYARYYCKILNRDYTLQDEVNMFYGQIALEDAFLATDPPIIVCDTTILTVKIWCDHLFHETPKEVTDEIKNRSYDFFLLMDIDLPWEDDPLRDFPTERAHFMQVWKTELEAINAKYEVISGLGEERLNNGLNAILRQGYK; encoded by the coding sequence ATGGAAATTAAGACAATCAAAATTGCTGTCGTTGGACCAGAATCAACTGGAAAATCAACCATGGCGAATTTCTTAGCGAAGGAACTCAAGACGGTAGCCGTTCCAGAATATGCGCGTTATTATTGCAAAATCCTAAACCGCGATTATACTCTTCAGGATGAAGTTAATATGTTCTATGGACAAATAGCTCTCGAAGATGCTTTTCTTGCAACAGACCCACCTATAATCGTCTGTGACACGACAATACTCACGGTTAAGATTTGGTGTGATCACCTTTTCCATGAAACACCAAAGGAAGTGACAGATGAAATCAAAAATAGATCCTACGATTTCTTCCTTCTAATGGATATTGACCTTCCCTGGGAAGACGATCCCTTACGAGATTTCCCAACAGAAAGAGCACACTTTATGCAGGTATGGAAAACGGAGCTTGAAGCAATAAATGCTAAATACGAAGTCATATCAGGACTCGGGGAAGAGCGCCTTAATAATGGGCTGAATGCTATCTTAAGGCAAGGGTATAAATGA
- a CDS encoding ribonuclease H-like YkuK family protein: MEWQKYNGELLKLPILSAVEDTIIREQNLGNKLKVFIGTDSQVKRGIVEFATVIVFLREHRGGFMFIHKNRKTHNMSIKERMLLEVQQSIETAYELCPLLDKYSVDLEVHADINTNPNFQSNTALKEAMGYILGMGFIFKAKPESFASTNCANKLVQ; this comes from the coding sequence ATGGAATGGCAAAAATACAACGGAGAACTATTAAAGCTCCCTATCCTATCCGCAGTTGAGGACACGATTATCCGCGAACAGAACCTTGGAAACAAATTAAAGGTATTTATCGGTACCGACTCACAAGTTAAAAGAGGTATAGTCGAATTCGCAACAGTCATCGTCTTCCTACGAGAACATCGAGGCGGCTTTATGTTTATCCACAAAAACCGCAAAACACACAACATGAGCATCAAAGAAAGAATGCTCCTTGAAGTACAACAATCAATCGAAACAGCCTACGAACTCTGCCCCTTATTAGATAAGTACTCGGTTGATCTTGAAGTCCACGCTGACATTAACACTAATCCCAACTTTCAATCCAATACCGCACTTAAAGAAGCCATGGGCTATATCTTGGGTATGGGATTCATTTTCAAGGCGAAACCAGAATCTTTTGCCAGTACTAATTGCGCCAATAAATTGGTTCAATAG